From Vibrio artabrorum, a single genomic window includes:
- a CDS encoding YaiI/YqxD family protein, which produces MKIWVDADACPKVIRETIVRAAERTGVQCTFVANHLVPVPKRNNIHSIQVPSGFDIADDEIVKRTEPGDLVITSDIPLADEVITKGGQALSSRGELYTKETIKARLNIRDFMDTMRSSGIQTGGPSTLSQTERREFANHLDRILAKR; this is translated from the coding sequence ATGAAGATATGGGTTGATGCGGACGCTTGTCCCAAGGTTATCCGAGAAACAATCGTACGCGCCGCTGAGCGCACAGGGGTACAATGCACCTTTGTGGCAAACCATCTGGTTCCGGTTCCCAAACGCAACAACATTCACTCAATTCAAGTACCGAGCGGGTTTGATATCGCTGACGACGAAATCGTAAAACGCACAGAGCCCGGTGACCTCGTGATTACCTCTGACATTCCTCTGGCGGATGAAGTGATCACCAAAGGCGGACAAGCACTCAGCTCTCGCGGCGAGCTTTACACCAAAGAGACCATCAAAGCACGTCTCAACATTCGTGACTTTATGGATACCATGCGTTCAAGCGGTATCCAAACGGGTGGACCAAGCACCCTTTCTCAAACTGAGCGTCGTGAATTCGCGAATCATTTGGATAGAATTCTAGCCAAACGTTAG
- a CDS encoding DUF3301 domain-containing protein: protein MVDNLLAILFLCLFCFLFWQQRRQSELAKAAIARKCKELDLQLLSVAFSGHKLKMRYELTTIWRWHTVYQFEFSALGDDCYKGKLTMVGFRSMRFELQPHRI, encoded by the coding sequence ATGGTAGATAATTTATTGGCTATTTTGTTTCTATGCCTGTTTTGCTTTCTGTTTTGGCAACAGCGTAGGCAATCAGAGCTTGCGAAGGCTGCCATTGCCAGAAAATGTAAAGAGCTCGACTTACAATTGTTGAGTGTCGCTTTCAGTGGCCATAAACTTAAGATGCGCTATGAACTGACTACAATTTGGCGTTGGCACACCGTTTATCAATTCGAATTTTCTGCGTTAGGTGACGACTGCTACAAAGGCAAACTGACCATGGTGGGGTTCCGCTCTATGCGGTTTGAGCTGCAGCCTCATAGAATATAG
- a CDS encoding AbgT family transporter, giving the protein MSSSASIQNNSPKKPIFTRFLDGVEYLGNLLPHPITLFAIFCVAILISSGIAGYFDVSVMDPRPEGANGRSADGMIYVVSLLNAEGLQLIVTNLVKNFVGFAPLGTVLVAMLGVAIAEHSGLLSAAMRGMVMGASKRMVTVTVVFAGIISNTASELGYVVLIPLAAMLFHSLGRHPLAGLAAAFAGVSGGYSANLLIGTVDPLLSGITETAAQMIDPSYSVGPESNWYFMFVSTFFIAITGALVTEKIVEPKLGKYNDEEASEDLSNDSMGKLTAIEKKGLKLAGVAVFIVSALLAWTVVPADGVLRSEAGTISGSPFLKSIVAFIFVFFAIPGFVYGKVTGSMKSDRDVINAMATSMSSMGMYIVLVFFAAQFVAFFKWTNFGQVVAVGGATFLQDIGLTGPMLFFAFILMCGFINLMIGSASAQWAVTAPIFVPMLMLVGYAPETIQAAYRIGDSTTNIITPMMSYFGLILAVATRYMKNLGIGTLIATMLPYSMVFMFGWSILFYLWVFVFGLPVGPGAATYYTP; this is encoded by the coding sequence ATGAGTTCATCAGCTTCAATACAAAACAACTCACCAAAGAAACCTATTTTTACCCGCTTTCTCGATGGTGTTGAATATTTGGGGAATCTATTACCCCACCCAATTACTCTTTTCGCAATCTTCTGTGTCGCAATACTGATTTCTTCAGGGATCGCTGGTTACTTCGACGTTTCAGTTATGGATCCTCGCCCAGAAGGTGCCAACGGTCGTTCCGCTGATGGCATGATCTACGTTGTAAGTTTACTTAATGCTGAAGGCTTACAGCTCATTGTTACGAATCTAGTTAAAAACTTTGTTGGCTTTGCGCCACTTGGTACAGTGCTTGTTGCAATGCTCGGTGTTGCGATTGCTGAGCATTCAGGTCTGTTATCAGCGGCTATGCGTGGTATGGTAATGGGCGCATCTAAGCGCATGGTTACGGTTACTGTCGTTTTTGCCGGTATTATCTCTAACACGGCTTCTGAGTTGGGTTATGTGGTACTTATCCCGTTGGCAGCAATGCTTTTCCACTCTTTGGGGCGTCACCCATTGGCTGGTCTCGCAGCCGCGTTCGCGGGTGTCTCTGGCGGTTACTCTGCAAACCTTTTAATCGGTACGGTTGATCCATTGCTTTCTGGTATTACAGAAACAGCCGCTCAAATGATAGACCCATCTTACTCTGTTGGTCCCGAATCAAACTGGTACTTCATGTTTGTTTCTACCTTCTTCATTGCGATTACAGGTGCGTTAGTAACAGAGAAAATTGTTGAACCCAAGCTCGGTAAGTACAACGATGAAGAGGCGTCTGAAGATCTTTCAAATGACTCTATGGGTAAGCTGACTGCTATTGAGAAGAAAGGCCTTAAGCTAGCGGGTGTTGCTGTATTCATCGTCAGTGCGCTTTTAGCTTGGACGGTGGTTCCTGCTGACGGTGTTCTGCGTTCAGAAGCGGGTACGATTTCAGGTTCTCCATTTCTAAAAAGTATTGTCGCATTTATCTTCGTCTTCTTTGCTATTCCTGGTTTTGTTTACGGCAAAGTTACTGGTTCAATGAAGAGTGACCGTGATGTGATTAATGCAATGGCAACGTCTATGTCTTCGATGGGCATGTACATTGTTCTTGTATTCTTTGCTGCACAGTTTGTTGCTTTCTTTAAGTGGACTAACTTTGGTCAAGTGGTCGCTGTCGGTGGCGCAACATTCCTTCAGGATATCGGCCTAACGGGTCCAATGCTGTTCTTCGCATTCATCCTAATGTGTGGCTTCATTAACCTGATGATCGGTTCAGCTTCTGCACAGTGGGCAGTAACAGCGCCAATCTTCGTTCCAATGCTAATGCTAGTAGGCTACGCTCCGGAAACGATTCAAGCGGCATACCGTATCGGTGATTCAACAACCAACATCATTACACCAATGATGAGCTACTTCGGTCTTATCCTTGCCGTAGCGACTCGCTACATGAAGAACCTGGGTATCGGTACACTGATCGCGACCATGTTGCCTTACTCAATGGTATTCATGTTCGGTTGGAGTATCTTGTTCTACCTATGGGTCTTCGTATTCGGTCTTCCTGTCGGCCCTGGTGCTGCAACGTACTACACACCTTAG
- a CDS encoding GNAT family N-acetyltransferase: MTIATSRTLLVPYTEQLQHDFIKLNCCPINRAEMNGPYSVASAKRIFQQILQDNVGFCRANIHNQTREYLGHVFVSSEKGRHELGFILDKKYWNQGFASEVLKPFFSFVCFEERLTNVIATVNVGHNPSIKLLEKIGFAFKETKQDQFGPYYEYRYTRYCDAIFYEAAAQTA, translated from the coding sequence ATGACGATAGCAACCTCAAGAACGCTGTTAGTACCTTATACTGAACAGCTACAACACGACTTTATTAAGTTGAATTGCTGCCCGATTAATCGGGCTGAAATGAACGGACCGTATTCTGTTGCTTCAGCGAAGCGCATTTTTCAACAAATTCTGCAGGATAACGTTGGCTTTTGTCGGGCGAACATTCATAACCAAACCCGTGAATACCTTGGACATGTCTTTGTTTCATCTGAAAAAGGGAGACATGAACTTGGCTTTATTTTGGATAAAAAATACTGGAATCAAGGTTTTGCTAGTGAAGTGTTAAAACCGTTTTTTAGTTTCGTTTGTTTTGAAGAACGTCTAACGAATGTGATTGCAACGGTGAATGTCGGCCATAACCCATCCATTAAATTATTGGAAAAAATAGGCTTTGCATTTAAGGAGACCAAACAAGATCAGTTTGGTCCTTATTATGAATATCGTTACACCAGGTATTGCGACGCTATATTCTATGAGGCTGCAGCTCAAACCGCATAG
- a CDS encoding DUF4250 domain-containing protein, giving the protein MNLANFEKMDPVMLMSIVNMKLRDDFGGDLDRVINFYEIDKAALIAKLASAGFDYLPEAKQFR; this is encoded by the coding sequence ATGAATCTCGCTAACTTTGAAAAGATGGATCCCGTGATGTTGATGAGTATCGTCAACATGAAGCTACGTGACGACTTCGGTGGGGATTTAGATCGAGTGATCAATTTCTATGAAATAGACAAAGCAGCATTAATCGCAAAACTGGCATCTGCGGGGTTTGATTATCTTCCAGAAGCCAAACAGTTTCGATAG
- a CDS encoding proline--tRNA ligase, which translates to MRTSNYLLSTLKETPNDAEVISHQLMLRAGMIRKLASGLYTWLPTGLRVLRKVENIVRQEIDNAGAVEILMPVVQPFELWEETGRSEKMGPELLRFTDRHSRPFVLSPTAEEVVTSLVRNEISSYKQLPLNLYQIQTKFRDERRPRFGVMRAREFSMMDAYSFDIDKEGLEKSYQAMHDAYCKAFDRMGLEYRPVLADSGAIGGSGSQEFHVLAESGEDLIAFSTESDYAANIEKAEALAPTTEAAAPTQEMELVDTPNAKTIAELVEQHGLAIEKTVKTLFVKASDEVDADIIALIIRGDHELNEVKAENLPQVASPLEMASEEEIRALVGAGPGSLGPVGLELPFIVDRSVAVMSDFGAGANVDGKHYFGINWGRDVELAQVEDLRNVVEGDLSPCGQGTIQLKRGIEVGHIFQLGNTYSKAMNCNVLGPDGKSVILEMGCYGIGVSRVVASAIEQNHDKFGITWPDALAPFQVAIVPMNMHKSERVKEAAEKLYAELTAMGIEVLFDDRKERPGVMFKDIELVGIPHTIVIGDRSMDEGNFEYKNRRTGDKEAIAMDTVIDHLKAQLAK; encoded by the coding sequence ATGCGTACCAGTAACTACCTTCTTTCTACTCTGAAAGAGACTCCAAACGACGCAGAAGTTATCAGCCACCAGCTGATGCTACGTGCAGGTATGATCCGTAAGCTAGCTTCAGGTTTATATACTTGGCTACCTACCGGTCTACGTGTACTGCGTAAAGTTGAAAATATCGTTCGCCAAGAGATCGATAATGCAGGTGCCGTTGAAATCTTGATGCCCGTCGTTCAACCGTTTGAGCTTTGGGAAGAGACTGGCCGCAGCGAAAAGATGGGGCCTGAGCTACTTCGTTTCACAGACCGTCACTCTCGTCCGTTTGTTCTTAGCCCAACAGCTGAAGAAGTAGTGACGAGCCTAGTACGTAACGAAATCAGCTCTTACAAACAGCTCCCGCTAAACCTGTACCAAATCCAGACTAAATTCCGTGATGAGCGCCGCCCTCGTTTTGGTGTAATGCGTGCACGTGAATTCTCTATGATGGATGCGTACAGCTTTGATATCGATAAAGAAGGCTTAGAAAAGTCTTACCAAGCGATGCACGATGCTTACTGTAAAGCATTCGACCGCATGGGCCTTGAGTACCGTCCAGTATTGGCAGACTCTGGCGCAATCGGCGGCAGCGGCTCTCAAGAATTCCACGTTCTTGCTGAAAGCGGCGAAGACCTAATCGCATTCTCTACAGAATCTGATTACGCAGCGAACATCGAGAAAGCAGAAGCACTGGCTCCAACGACTGAAGCGGCAGCGCCAACTCAAGAGATGGAACTCGTTGATACGCCAAACGCAAAAACAATCGCAGAATTGGTAGAGCAACACGGTCTAGCCATCGAGAAGACCGTTAAGACTCTATTCGTTAAAGCTTCTGATGAAGTAGACGCTGATATCATCGCGCTCATCATCCGTGGCGACCACGAACTGAACGAAGTGAAAGCAGAGAACCTTCCACAAGTTGCTTCTCCACTAGAGATGGCTTCTGAAGAAGAAATCCGTGCACTTGTTGGTGCCGGCCCGGGTTCACTTGGCCCTGTTGGCCTAGAGCTACCATTTATCGTTGACCGCTCTGTTGCTGTAATGAGCGACTTCGGCGCGGGCGCAAACGTAGATGGTAAGCACTACTTTGGCATCAACTGGGGTCGTGATGTAGAGCTTGCTCAAGTTGAAGACCTACGTAACGTTGTTGAAGGCGACCTTAGCCCATGTGGTCAAGGTACTATCCAACTTAAGCGTGGTATCGAAGTTGGTCACATCTTCCAACTGGGTAATACTTACTCTAAAGCAATGAACTGTAACGTGCTTGGTCCGGATGGTAAGAGCGTTATCCTAGAAATGGGTTGTTACGGTATCGGTGTTTCACGTGTTGTTGCATCGGCTATCGAGCAAAACCACGATAAATTCGGTATCACTTGGCCTGACGCACTAGCGCCGTTCCAAGTTGCTATCGTACCAATGAACATGCACAAATCTGAGCGCGTTAAAGAAGCCGCTGAAAAGCTATACGCTGAACTGACTGCAATGGGTATCGAAGTTTTATTCGATGACCGTAAAGAACGTCCAGGTGTCATGTTTAAAGATATCGAACTAGTGGGTATCCCTCACACTATCGTTATCGGCGATCGCAGCATGGACGAAGGCAACTTCGAATACAAAAACCGTCGCACTGGTGATAAAGAAGCTATCGCTATGGACACAGTTATCGACCACCTTAAAGCTCAACTCGCTAAGTAA
- a CDS encoding DUF3549 family protein yields METIHTLTQLLKNSGCQYDIYDLGRRIQKIDNTLFSDVEQGKQPYPFPLQKQAHLAISYWNEHKQPWIWFLKFKLDERGLLHQGDVGNFLKFVIEAMGTRLNGEISEAQQQKLSNNPYTFKPSEDKMAVFHSQVRAALDLTTSQYYEHAQHYFTGELGWDNWKTVGLQGITDMCARLGSQQNGVTIRKALNKLPSEPLYATLGALEHTQINNKLAQRLQEMAENEMTSQDPDLFLLSALVRALSGAEQSITNAVINQLLTSPRLSHQEVLIGLAGRSWHALQDPAIAEQFLLRLAQTGNQNLFNQLFADLVMIPTLRMVFLPLLNSNPSPELTNALVELQNAAKSQ; encoded by the coding sequence ATGGAAACCATTCACACGCTCACTCAGTTGCTAAAGAATAGCGGTTGCCAATACGATATCTATGACCTCGGTCGTCGCATCCAGAAGATCGATAACACCTTATTCTCTGACGTTGAGCAAGGGAAACAGCCATACCCATTTCCACTACAGAAACAAGCTCATTTAGCGATTAGCTACTGGAATGAACATAAACAGCCTTGGATTTGGTTTCTAAAATTCAAACTGGACGAAAGAGGCTTATTGCACCAAGGCGATGTGGGCAATTTTCTCAAGTTTGTTATCGAAGCGATGGGCACCCGTTTGAACGGCGAGATCAGCGAAGCTCAACAACAAAAGCTGTCTAACAACCCATATACTTTTAAACCTTCCGAAGACAAGATGGCCGTATTCCATAGCCAAGTCAGAGCAGCGTTAGACCTTACGACGAGCCAGTACTACGAACACGCTCAACACTACTTCACCGGTGAACTGGGATGGGATAACTGGAAAACCGTTGGCCTTCAGGGCATCACAGATATGTGTGCTCGTTTAGGCAGCCAACAAAACGGTGTCACAATTCGCAAAGCATTGAATAAACTGCCTTCAGAACCTCTATACGCGACACTCGGGGCGCTTGAGCATACGCAAATCAATAACAAGCTCGCTCAACGCTTACAAGAAATGGCTGAAAATGAGATGACCAGTCAAGATCCGGATCTGTTCTTGCTGTCTGCATTGGTTCGCGCCCTTTCTGGTGCTGAGCAAAGCATAACCAACGCTGTAATTAACCAACTTTTGACTAGTCCACGCTTAAGTCATCAAGAGGTATTGATTGGGTTAGCCGGTCGTAGCTGGCACGCATTACAAGATCCGGCAATTGCTGAGCAATTCTTGTTGCGCCTCGCACAAACGGGCAACCAAAACCTGTTCAATCAGTTATTTGCAGATTTAGTGATGATTCCAACACTCAGAATGGTATTTTTACCCTTGTTGAACTCAAACCCATCACCAGAGCTTACAAACGCACTTGTAGAGTTACAAAACGCGGCTAAATCTCAATAG
- a CDS encoding YitT family protein, translating to MEKHSRKEDWIAILTGTFLVALGVFFLQSANLLTGGTTGLALLLSQFLPVTFGTLYFMANCPFYLLAWKRFGRSFAISSAIAGALVSVLADHLYLVISLEVHNEIYCAVAGGLLMGLGMLILFRHRSSLGGFNVLCLFIQDRYGISVGKTQMGIDACILFASFFFVSPWIIAVSVLGTAVLNIVLAMNHKPTRYSVNYAS from the coding sequence ATGGAAAAACACTCACGTAAAGAAGATTGGATCGCGATTCTCACTGGCACGTTTTTGGTGGCGTTAGGCGTCTTCTTTTTGCAGTCAGCGAATCTGCTTACCGGTGGTACTACAGGTCTGGCTCTGCTTTTGAGTCAATTCTTGCCTGTAACCTTTGGTACTTTGTACTTTATGGCCAATTGCCCTTTCTACTTGTTAGCATGGAAACGGTTCGGCCGTAGCTTTGCGATTAGCAGTGCCATCGCTGGGGCGTTAGTGTCTGTCCTTGCTGACCATTTATACTTAGTTATTTCGCTAGAAGTTCATAACGAGATCTATTGTGCTGTTGCCGGCGGCTTGTTAATGGGCTTAGGTATGCTAATCCTATTCCGTCACCGCTCAAGCCTAGGTGGTTTCAACGTATTGTGTTTGTTTATCCAAGACCGCTACGGTATCTCGGTAGGTAAAACACAAATGGGTATTGATGCGTGTATTCTGTTTGCCTCGTTCTTCTTCGTATCCCCTTGGATAATTGCCGTTTCAGTATTGGGCACCGCTGTATTGAATATCGTGCTTGCGATGAATCATAAACCAACTCGCTACTCGGTGAATTACGCGTCTTAA
- the tsaA gene encoding tRNA (N6-threonylcarbamoyladenosine(37)-N6)-methyltransferase TrmO: MYTIEPVGFIESPYKEKFAVPRQPRLVPTSTSRVRLVDAANCLESVRDIEQFSHVWLLFLFDKNLEAGWKPTVRPPRLGGNERIGVFASRATFRPNGIGMSAVELKGVSQEKGQTWLDLGSVDLVDGTPIIDIKPYIPYSDSIPNALGGFATDEPEVLDVNFSQQAQNKLASHPQARHIIQVIKEVLGQDPRPAYKKGKPDNKEYAVNLFDLNVKFVVETLFINVTDIERF; the protein is encoded by the coding sequence ATGTACACCATTGAACCTGTTGGCTTTATTGAGTCTCCTTATAAAGAGAAGTTCGCTGTGCCAAGGCAGCCTAGGTTAGTACCGACATCCACCTCTAGAGTTAGGTTGGTTGATGCAGCAAACTGTCTTGAGTCTGTGCGTGATATTGAGCAATTTAGCCATGTTTGGTTACTGTTTCTGTTCGACAAGAACCTTGAAGCTGGCTGGAAACCAACGGTGAGACCCCCTCGCCTTGGTGGGAACGAACGTATTGGTGTATTCGCGTCTCGTGCCACATTCAGACCCAATGGAATTGGCATGTCAGCGGTTGAACTAAAAGGCGTGTCTCAAGAGAAAGGACAAACTTGGTTGGATCTCGGCAGCGTCGACTTAGTAGACGGCACACCGATCATCGACATCAAGCCCTATATCCCCTACTCAGATTCGATTCCGAATGCATTGGGAGGATTTGCCACCGATGAACCAGAGGTGCTCGACGTTAACTTTTCGCAGCAAGCGCAAAATAAGCTCGCCAGTCATCCACAAGCACGCCATATCATTCAGGTGATCAAAGAAGTATTAGGCCAAGATCCTCGCCCTGCCTATAAGAAAGGTAAGCCTGACAACAAGGAATATGCGGTAAATTTATTCGATCTTAACGTGAAATTCGTGGTTGAAACGCTTTTCATCAATGTAACTGACATTGAACGCTTTTGA
- a CDS encoding YqcC family protein yields MTADTKLPLLLQQLEQQMRQCSMWSTLPPSDEALASVEPFAIDSLQPEEWLQWIFIVKINAMMDAKVPLPKGFAIHPYFSEVWKNEVDKAELLVTIQSIDEVCA; encoded by the coding sequence ATGACAGCCGACACAAAGTTACCTCTTTTACTTCAACAATTAGAACAACAAATGCGCCAATGTTCGATGTGGAGCACGCTTCCACCTTCTGATGAAGCTTTGGCGAGCGTTGAACCTTTTGCTATTGATTCTCTACAGCCAGAAGAGTGGTTGCAGTGGATCTTTATCGTAAAGATCAACGCAATGATGGATGCGAAAGTACCGCTACCTAAGGGTTTTGCGATTCATCCATACTTTAGTGAAGTGTGGAAAAACGAGGTAGATAAGGCTGAACTGCTTGTCACGATTCAGAGCATTGATGAGGTATGCGCATAA
- the ykgO gene encoding type B 50S ribosomal protein L36 gives MKVVKSLKSAKSRHPDCQIVKRRGRHYVICKTNPRFKAVQK, from the coding sequence ATGAAAGTTGTGAAATCACTTAAAAGTGCGAAAAGCCGTCATCCTGATTGTCAGATAGTAAAGCGCAGAGGGCGTCATTATGTTATCTGCAAAACCAATCCGAGATTTAAAGCGGTTCAAAAATAG
- a CDS encoding YaeP family protein has product MKVYDCCDLVRELYSQIGSGDQGYIPKAITCAVKTLNDLAADEALPKEARDRAAFAAANLLISDFED; this is encoded by the coding sequence ATGAAAGTATACGATTGTTGTGATTTGGTGCGTGAACTGTATTCTCAAATTGGCAGTGGCGACCAAGGCTATATTCCTAAAGCGATCACCTGTGCGGTCAAAACATTGAATGACCTTGCTGCAGATGAAGCACTGCCGAAAGAGGCAAGAGATCGTGCCGCCTTTGCCGCAGCTAACCTGTTGATCTCTGATTTCGAGGACTAA
- the glyA gene encoding serine hydroxymethyltransferase gives MLKRDMNIADYDADLFAAIQEETLRQEEHIELIASENYTSPRVMEAQGSQLTNKYAEGYPGKRYYGGCEYVDKVETLAIERACELFGAQYANVQPHSGSQANNAVYMALLNAGDTVLGMSLAHGGHLTHGSPVNFSGKLYNIIPYGIDEAGQIDYEEMEALAIEHKPKMIIGGFSAYSQVCDWKRMREIADKVGAYFFVDMAHVAGLIAAGVYPNPVPHAHVVTTTTHKTLAGPRGGLILSNEGEDLYKKLNSAVFPGGQGGPLMHVIAGKAVAFKEALEPEFKEYQARVVANAKAMVAEFLARGYNIVSGSTENHLFLVDLIDKDITGKEADAALGSANITVNKNSVPNDPRSPFVTSGIRIGSPSITRRGFSEADAKELAGWMCDILDNMGDESVIEATKAKVLEICKRLPVYA, from the coding sequence ATGCTTAAGCGTGACATGAACATTGCTGATTACGATGCGGATCTATTCGCAGCTATCCAAGAAGAAACTCTTCGTCAGGAAGAGCACATCGAACTTATCGCTTCAGAAAACTACACAAGCCCACGTGTAATGGAAGCGCAAGGTTCTCAACTTACAAACAAATACGCTGAAGGCTACCCAGGTAAGCGTTACTACGGTGGTTGTGAGTACGTAGATAAAGTTGAAACGTTAGCAATCGAACGTGCATGTGAACTGTTTGGCGCGCAATACGCAAACGTACAACCTCACTCAGGTTCTCAAGCAAACAACGCTGTGTACATGGCTCTTCTAAACGCTGGCGATACCGTTCTGGGCATGAGCCTTGCGCACGGTGGTCACCTTACTCACGGTTCTCCAGTCAACTTCTCTGGTAAGCTTTACAACATCATTCCTTACGGCATCGATGAAGCCGGTCAAATCGATTACGAAGAGATGGAAGCGCTAGCGATCGAGCATAAGCCTAAGATGATCATCGGTGGTTTCTCTGCTTACTCTCAAGTTTGTGATTGGAAGCGCATGCGTGAAATCGCTGACAAAGTTGGTGCTTACTTCTTCGTAGATATGGCTCACGTTGCTGGTCTAATCGCTGCGGGCGTTTACCCGAATCCAGTTCCACACGCTCACGTTGTAACAACAACAACGCACAAAACGCTTGCTGGTCCTCGTGGCGGTCTTATTCTTTCTAATGAAGGTGAAGATCTTTACAAGAAGCTAAACTCAGCAGTATTCCCAGGCGGTCAAGGTGGCCCTCTAATGCACGTTATCGCGGGTAAAGCTGTAGCGTTCAAAGAAGCGCTAGAGCCAGAGTTCAAAGAGTACCAAGCTCGCGTCGTTGCTAACGCAAAAGCAATGGTTGCTGAATTCCTAGCACGCGGTTACAACATCGTGTCAGGTTCTACAGAGAACCACCTGTTCCTAGTTGACCTAATCGACAAAGACATCACAGGTAAAGAAGCGGATGCAGCACTAGGTTCAGCGAACATTACGGTGAACAAGAACTCAGTACCTAACGATCCACGTAGCCCGTTCGTGACTTCAGGTATCCGTATCGGTTCTCCTTCTATTACTCGCCGCGGTTTCTCAGAAGCCGATGCGAAAGAGCTAGCAGGTTGGATGTGTGACATCCTAGATAACATGGGTGATGAGTCTGTTATCGAAGCAACGAAAGCAAAAGTACTAGAGATCTGTAAGCGTCTACCGGTTTACGCATAA